In the Pleuronectes platessa chromosome 8, fPlePla1.1, whole genome shotgun sequence genome, one interval contains:
- the slu7 gene encoding pre-mRNA-splicing factor SLU7 isoform X1 produces MTELLGTTELPSATSEGIVGLDEPKKMTREDWRKKKELEEQRKLGNAPAEVDEEGKDINPHIPQYISSVPWYIDPSKRPTLKHQRPQEEEEVPYSSIGEWYKRGVQEKAVTTKFRKGACENCGAVTHKKKDCLERPRKVGARFTGSGIAPDEHSQVLLDLDYDGKRDRWNGYDPEDHHRIVEEYAKVDLAKRTLKAQKLQDELASGKLDQTEWEHDSEDEDEDKYADDIDMPGQNFDSKRRITVRNLRIREDTAKYLRNLDPNSAYYDPKTRAMRENPYSNTGMNPDEVGYAGDNFARYSGATITMAQTQLFAWEAYERGSEVHLQADPTKLELLHLSFKDKKEDFKEQQRDSILEKYGGQEHLDAPPRELLLAQTEDYVEYSRHGAVLKGLEKAVVRSKYEEDVLINNHMCIWGSYWKDGYWGYKCCHSMVKQSYCTGETGITVNNTDCVPFEEDLTEPQEEEQPKTLLEMHRDKLMKEKKKKKKSKKNKKRGSDKSDSDDEEKKKEKLKKALEAEDKHRQHIDAIMQIDERKRPYSSLQEVKAPTEEELEAFRMKRGRVDDPMASFLDK; encoded by the exons ATGACCGAGCTGCTCGGCACTACCGAGCTGCCCAGCGCCACCTCGGAGGGCATCGTGGGCCTGGATGAGCCCAAGAAGATGACCAGGGAGgactggaggaagaagaaggagctggaggagcagaggaagctgGGAAACGCTCCAGCTGAGGTGGACGAGGAGGGaaa GGACATTAACCCTCACATCCCACAGTACATTTCATCAGTGCCATGGTACATCGACCCATCTAAAAGGCCCACTTTAAAGCATCAGAGAccacaggaagaagaagaggtgccATACTCAAGCATCGGAGAGTGGTATAAAAGAGGAGTGCAGGAG AAGGCTGTGACCACTAAATTTCGTAAAGGAGCTTGTGAAAACTGTGGTGCCGTGACGCATAAAAAGAAAGACTGCTTGGAG CGTCCCAGAAAAGTCGGGGCGAGGTTCACAGGCTCAGGAATAGCTCCAGATGAACACTCTCAGGTCCTGCTTGATTTGGACTACGATGGGAAGAGGGATCGCTGGAACGGTTACGACCCAGAGGACCACCATCGCATTGTGGAAGAGTACGCCAAAGTAGACCTG gccAAAAGGACTCTGAAGGCACAGAAACTTCAGGACGAGTTGGCGTCTGGAAAACTGGACCAAACT GAGTGGGAACATGACagcgaggatgaggatgaagataaATATGCAGATGACATTGACATGCCTGGTCAGAACTTTGACTCCAAAAGAAGAATTACTGTCAGAAATCTGCGTATCAGAGAAGACACAGCTAAA TATCTGAGGAATCTGGATCCAAATTCAGCCTActatgatccaaagactcgagCTATGAGAGAGAACCCATACTCCAACACTGGCATGAACCCTGATGA GGTGGGGTATGCTGGAGACAACTTTGCTCGCTACAGTGGGGCCACAATCACCATGGCTCAAACGCAAT TGTTTGCCTGGGAGGCCTACGAGAGAGGATCGGAGGTTCATCTGCAGGCCGACCCCACCAAGCTGGAGCTTCTCCACCTGTCcttcaaagacaaaaaagaggACTTTAAGGAGCAACAGCGGGATAGCATCTTGGAGAAG TATGGAGGTCAAGAACACTTGGACGCTCCACCACGGGAGCTGCTGTTGGCTCAGACAGAGGACTACGTGGAGTACTCTCGTCACGGCGCTGTACTGAAAGGATTAGAGAAGGCTGTCGTCCGCTCCAAGTACGAGGAGGACGTGCTAATCAACAACCACATG tGTATTTGGGGCTCTTACTGGAAGGACGGCTACTGGGGCTACAAGTGTTGTCACTCCATGGTCAAACAAAGTTACTGCACAGGAGAGACTGGAATTACTGTG AACAATACAGACTGTGTTCCATTTGAAGAGGATCTCACTGAACCACAGGAGGAAGAACAGCCCAAGACTCTGCTGGAG ATGCATCGTGATAAGTtgatgaaagagaaaaagaagaaaaagaagagcaaaaagAACAAGAAGCGCGGCTCTGACAAGAGCGATTCAGACgacgaagagaagaagaaggagaagctgaaGAAG GCCCTCGaagcagaggacaaacacagacagcacATAGATGCAATAATGCAGATAGATGAGAGGAAGAGGCCGTACTCCAGCCTGCAGGAAGTGAAGGCGCCCaccgaggaggagctggaggcctTCCGCATGAAGCGCGGCCGGGTGGATGATCCCATGGCATCCTTCCTTGACAAGTGA
- the slu7 gene encoding pre-mRNA-splicing factor SLU7 isoform X2, giving the protein MTELLGTTELPSATSEGIVGLDEPKKMTREDWRKKKELEEQRKLGNAPAEVDEEGKDINPHIPQYISSVPWYIDPSKRPTLKHQRPQEEEEVPYSSIGEWYKRGVQEAVTTKFRKGACENCGAVTHKKKDCLERPRKVGARFTGSGIAPDEHSQVLLDLDYDGKRDRWNGYDPEDHHRIVEEYAKVDLAKRTLKAQKLQDELASGKLDQTEWEHDSEDEDEDKYADDIDMPGQNFDSKRRITVRNLRIREDTAKYLRNLDPNSAYYDPKTRAMRENPYSNTGMNPDEVGYAGDNFARYSGATITMAQTQLFAWEAYERGSEVHLQADPTKLELLHLSFKDKKEDFKEQQRDSILEKYGGQEHLDAPPRELLLAQTEDYVEYSRHGAVLKGLEKAVVRSKYEEDVLINNHMCIWGSYWKDGYWGYKCCHSMVKQSYCTGETGITVNNTDCVPFEEDLTEPQEEEQPKTLLEMHRDKLMKEKKKKKKSKKNKKRGSDKSDSDDEEKKKEKLKKALEAEDKHRQHIDAIMQIDERKRPYSSLQEVKAPTEEELEAFRMKRGRVDDPMASFLDK; this is encoded by the exons ATGACCGAGCTGCTCGGCACTACCGAGCTGCCCAGCGCCACCTCGGAGGGCATCGTGGGCCTGGATGAGCCCAAGAAGATGACCAGGGAGgactggaggaagaagaaggagctggaggagcagaggaagctgGGAAACGCTCCAGCTGAGGTGGACGAGGAGGGaaa GGACATTAACCCTCACATCCCACAGTACATTTCATCAGTGCCATGGTACATCGACCCATCTAAAAGGCCCACTTTAAAGCATCAGAGAccacaggaagaagaagaggtgccATACTCAAGCATCGGAGAGTGGTATAAAAGAGGAGTGCAGGAG GCTGTGACCACTAAATTTCGTAAAGGAGCTTGTGAAAACTGTGGTGCCGTGACGCATAAAAAGAAAGACTGCTTGGAG CGTCCCAGAAAAGTCGGGGCGAGGTTCACAGGCTCAGGAATAGCTCCAGATGAACACTCTCAGGTCCTGCTTGATTTGGACTACGATGGGAAGAGGGATCGCTGGAACGGTTACGACCCAGAGGACCACCATCGCATTGTGGAAGAGTACGCCAAAGTAGACCTG gccAAAAGGACTCTGAAGGCACAGAAACTTCAGGACGAGTTGGCGTCTGGAAAACTGGACCAAACT GAGTGGGAACATGACagcgaggatgaggatgaagataaATATGCAGATGACATTGACATGCCTGGTCAGAACTTTGACTCCAAAAGAAGAATTACTGTCAGAAATCTGCGTATCAGAGAAGACACAGCTAAA TATCTGAGGAATCTGGATCCAAATTCAGCCTActatgatccaaagactcgagCTATGAGAGAGAACCCATACTCCAACACTGGCATGAACCCTGATGA GGTGGGGTATGCTGGAGACAACTTTGCTCGCTACAGTGGGGCCACAATCACCATGGCTCAAACGCAAT TGTTTGCCTGGGAGGCCTACGAGAGAGGATCGGAGGTTCATCTGCAGGCCGACCCCACCAAGCTGGAGCTTCTCCACCTGTCcttcaaagacaaaaaagaggACTTTAAGGAGCAACAGCGGGATAGCATCTTGGAGAAG TATGGAGGTCAAGAACACTTGGACGCTCCACCACGGGAGCTGCTGTTGGCTCAGACAGAGGACTACGTGGAGTACTCTCGTCACGGCGCTGTACTGAAAGGATTAGAGAAGGCTGTCGTCCGCTCCAAGTACGAGGAGGACGTGCTAATCAACAACCACATG tGTATTTGGGGCTCTTACTGGAAGGACGGCTACTGGGGCTACAAGTGTTGTCACTCCATGGTCAAACAAAGTTACTGCACAGGAGAGACTGGAATTACTGTG AACAATACAGACTGTGTTCCATTTGAAGAGGATCTCACTGAACCACAGGAGGAAGAACAGCCCAAGACTCTGCTGGAG ATGCATCGTGATAAGTtgatgaaagagaaaaagaagaaaaagaagagcaaaaagAACAAGAAGCGCGGCTCTGACAAGAGCGATTCAGACgacgaagagaagaagaaggagaagctgaaGAAG GCCCTCGaagcagaggacaaacacagacagcacATAGATGCAATAATGCAGATAGATGAGAGGAAGAGGCCGTACTCCAGCCTGCAGGAAGTGAAGGCGCCCaccgaggaggagctggaggcctTCCGCATGAAGCGCGGCCGGGTGGATGATCCCATGGCATCCTTCCTTGACAAGTGA
- the c1qtnf2 gene encoding complement C1q tumor necrosis factor-related protein 2, giving the protein MLQMCVLLCLLSVVIPQSTNSSSKKGRNITIHSSQLVCSLPGPVGPAGNPGAHGSPGAMGPMGPPGKDGPDGKDGEKGEKGDGGDAGRTGNPGKPGVKGREGFIGKAGPRGLKGLRGTPGLAGKRGPKGVLGDMGQEGAPGGCNCNRAARSAFSVAMTKSYPKERMPIRFSRILLNEGNHYNVSSGKFVCIIPGVYYFTYDITLANKHLAIGLVHNGKYKIKTFDANTGNHDVASGSTVLHLQQGDQVWLQIFYSGQNGLFFDPFWTDSTFTGFLIYPDQDFLNEADTKANAKDDS; this is encoded by the exons ATgctccagatgtgtgtgttgctctgtttgCTGTCAGTTGTCATCCCCCAGTCAACAAATTCCTCATCCAAGAAAGGTCGCAACATCACCATCCACTCCTCCCAGCTGGTTTGCAGTCTGCCAGGTCCAGTGGGGCCTGCGGGGAACCCAGGGGCCCATGGATCCCCAGGGGCCATGGGACCCATGGGGCCGCCGGGGAAGGATGGGCCAGATGGGAAGGATGGGGAAAAGGGAGAAAAGGGAGATGGAG GGGATGCAGGAAGGACTGGGAACCCAGGGAAACCTGGTGTCAAAGGCCGTGAAGGTTTTATCGGCAAGGCCGGACCCCGGGGGCTGAAGGGGCTTCGTGGAACACCAGGGTTGGCTGGAAAAAGGGGACCAAAGGGAGTGCTGGGTGACATGGGCCAGGAAGGGGCCCCTGGCGGCTGCAACTGTAATAGAGCGGCCCGCTCAGCTTTCTCCGTAGCCATGACAAAGAGCTACCCCAAAGAACGAATGCCCATCCGCTTCAGCCGGATCCTGCTGAATGAAGGAAATCACTACAACGTCAGCAGTGGGAAATTTGTCTGCATTATCCCTGGAGTCTATTATTTCACTTATGATATCACTTTGGCAAATAAACACCTGGCCATCGGGCTGGTGCACAATGGAAAGTACAAGATCAAGACTTTTGATGCAAACACAGGAAACCACGATGTGGCATCTGGCTCTACggttctccacctgcagcagggaGACCAGGTCTGGCTGCAGATCTTCTACTCGGGACAGAATGGACTCTTCTTTGACCCTTTCTGGACAGACAGCACCTTCACTGGCTTCCTAATCTACCCGGACCAGGACTTTCTCAATGAAGCTGACACCAAAGCAAATGCTAAGGATGACAGTTAA